The genomic region CTTCTCTTCAGTTTCGGGTTTCTTCAGAGCGATACTCTCAGCTTCTTCCACAGTGTCGGGCAACTTGCAGTCTAGAGTTTCCGGTAACAGGAAACACAGCACCGCACCAATCAGCGGCACGACCCCGAAAATGATGGGTGGAAGCCACGCCTCCACGAGCACCAACCCCGCAACGAAGGGCGCCGCCATCGACCCCAACCTCGCAAACATCGACGCCGTCCCCACGCCCACATTTCTCACCACTGTCGGAAACAACTCCCCCGAAAAAATGTAACACGTGACGAAGCAAATAGCCAGTGCGAACATATCGGCACAGCTTAGCGCCGATCTGATCCACGCCGCCTCCGGCGGAACCACCCCAATCAAGAGACACGACCCGCCGGCGACCAGGTTGCTGAACACCAGAGTGCGCTTGCGCCCCCAGCTTTTCAGCGCCCAGATCGCGAAGAACGAACTGGGGATCTGGATGACGGCGGAGAGGGCGACGTTGATGAAGATGTCGCCCCCCAACTGGCCTATGTACTGGGCCCCCCCGAAGAAGCACAGCCCGCAGACGAACCAGTTGTAGCCGATGCAGACGGTGTAGGTGCGCATGATGGGCGTGCGGACGAGGTCGAGGGCGTTGCCGCTCTCCTGGTTCTGGGGCCTCTTCTGCATGTGCAGGTCGACGTCGTCGCGGACCGTCGCGCTGGGCTGTCTGTTGTGACGAGCCGCCTTCTCCAGTACCCTGATGGCTTGTTCTTTGCGACCGACCGTGAGGAGCCAACGCGGCGACTCCGGCAGGATCCAGTAGTACGAAAAGAGTAGCACCACGGGGACGGTGATGGCGAGGTGGAAGTGGCGCCAGTCCCGCAAGAAGTACGCGAAGAGCGGCAGAGTGCCGTGGCCCAGATTGAACGGGATCTGGTAGAGGATGCCGAACATGGTGCGCCACTTGAGTCCtacaaacaaacattttttgaacacaCTGTATCTGTACCCGCCAAGGAAAAATTTTGAAGCAAACAAAAAGTGACAggtgtgaactgtcaaatgtcaaatttacaacGACAAATCTGTAAATCACAGCCAACTACCGTGAAAAACTGCAAAGTGACAAGTGTGagttgtcaaatgtcaaatttgcaGCGTTTTGATCCAAAAGAGTGTAGGAATAATGATGAGATGCCTCAGGTACACTGACCTATAATCTCCATGACTAGAACGAAACTCATGACCATGCTGCCCCCAGTGGCGAGCGCCGCCACCAGCCGCATCACCAGGAACAAGACGAACCATGGCGACAACGCCGCTCCGATGCCGCAAATCACTTGGAGGACCACGGCGCAGATCAGGGGATTTCTTCGGCCGAACTTGTCCGACAAGTATCCGAAGAGACAGTTGCCGAAGAGGATGCCCAACATGGTGACGGTCTGGGCCAGGTTTGCTAAGTAGGCTCTGTCGCAGACGAGGTCCCACTCAGTGATGATGGTCTCGGTGAACGTAGACCTGAACCAGGCGATTTCAATAGGGATGAAATCTGGTGTTGTGTTTTACCTGTCGAACTCGTGAGCGGTACAGTTTTGGGAACACTGGTCTGTCGAGTTGTCCACGCACGTGAAGGTGGTCGGGGGGGCCAGGAATACTATGCTGAGTTGCAACCACGCCACTGGAAACTTCACCAAGCAGATTATGATGCACATGGCGATGTGCCATCGGCCCAGATCGCCAGTTGTTTTTTGGATGATGTCGATAGTGGGGACATCTTTCGGGGGAATCACTGAAAGTGCGGAAGCGGTAAGATTTTGCCGGAATCAAGTAGCATCACGACAAGTACCAActtgacaaaattaaaagttcCTGTCTAGGAAGTCATAAACTTATTACATCATTATGGTCATTATGaccattaataataatcattataATGATATACGAGTAACATATGAAATTCGAGACCATCTTGTGTATGTCAGAGATTCTTCTACTTCTTCTAAATTCATGAAGTTGTCCAcagaaattacaattttctgTAGTAGGCAGTGGtcacaaaaattgtttcaccCTACGTTGACAGTAGTGACCTTGTCGCTCTTTGGACATTCTGCACTTGCCCCTATTTCGATTTTTCAAATGCTAATCCTTTCTGCTCGCGAAACAATCCAACACTCAGGTCACAAACACCCAGCACCACTTTAAATCATCAAAAACAATCACTTACTTCTCTAATCCTTGCAGAATTTGGGCCAAGATTCCTTTCAGTAATTTTTCCCAAGAGCTGCAACATTCAGGCACTCTCACACCCGAATGGTCTTCGCGGCCTAAGAGCTCATTATATGTAGCGCGACTCTACCACCTTATGCCTCTATTCTTTACGTTGTGATGTCAGACGAGGTCGCGAGCATTAAACTAATTGCGAATAAAATACAGCGTTTATAAATTTAGACTGGTGTGTTTGTTGAAAAGCGACTTACAAGTGATCGTAGTCTCGAAGAGGTGAGTGGAGTTCGCTCGTGGAAGCGTCTTTCGAAGAATCCGTTCATTTAGCACAAGAAtaacaaatcaattttgcGATTTGATCGCTCTGGATGTGACAGGAATTCTTGTTAGTGTCGTGTTATGTCACCTGTCCGAGAGTTTGTGCAGTCAAGGGAATTGTTGATACAGCGTGTTTGAAAATAGAtaaattgtgttttatttattcggTCTGTGTTTATTGTGCGTAAATAACAAACTACTAAAATAAGTAGTTTTGTACAAActaatttacttttaatgaAAGACCGACATTAAGGAATTGTGGaaaaaaatagtcaatttcatcattttaaaacgaacgaaggaaaatttgacagttgtgcTCACAGCAGTTCGGTAGTGTGATGTGGACAttctgtatacagggtgtttctgaaatacgtgggttaattttaattggtaatagaactcgtcaagaggaacaacttttctatctaccattttgccgaaaaacgatgtttaattccaaaataaaattggagagatttttcactaaaatagccctacgccactaaatactgcaatggctaattgagatcagcgctaatatgaaaaaaacatccattttcatccagaaaacgtgttttaacgccgaaatcgaaattcaaataaatctacccgtatagcaaaaaatccacttcgtaagaatctgtttttttttaggtAGCTTGGTTTTGGAGATtgtatgaacggttttaggaaaatctttcctagttttttaagccattacgcaacgtttttcgccaaaatggcagagagaaaagttgttccttttgatgagttctattaccagttaaaattaacgcacttatttctgaaacaccctgtatgtactaAGTAGGTATAAGTATtcatttgattgattaatggAAGACATTTGTTCTCGCACAAGAATAAAAGACGATTTATTGTTTCCATGTAAAGAATGataatgaattaaatttattgtcgtTTTCTAAGACTTCACCTCGCTTTTAAAGTCAACAACAAACAacttgaaattgaaattgaaaatttccatTACAACTGTAGGTTGTATGTATCTTGTTTAAATGAAAAGCCTAtatatttaggttattttCGTGCAAATGTTTCCACTCCTGTATTTGTACgcttgtttaatttaaaaagataTTTCGAGGGAAAGTCTGGTGGTGAGAGTTGCCCTTAGCTGTCATCAATATcgtaacttaatttttaattgttttgatGATGCATTAATACAACTTTGGAACTTTACAATTTGAGCTGAGTGTACAGCACGTGATGTGAACCCAATTGGTTATTACGTAAAACATAGGACCACTTATGTATTTCTCGATTTGAGAAAAAAACTTGTACACAGATGACAGAACAACtcatccaaaaattaaaaatttgagttgtataaacatcgtttttttaataaaggttATGCATGGATAGGTTTGATAGGACCGACTCCAATGTTAAAATCgctcaaatttgacactgacaatgaCATTCCATGTTGTAGACTTCGATTCAATACTAAAATTTTGGCTttacgagttttttttttttgggccAGCGATTGTACTgtattatatcattattttttattatatcagATTTATCAGAGATATgaatatattattaaaaaaaaaagtaatattttattgcacACCTCTAGCCAAAATCCAAAgaattagttatttatgcaacaagtgagtaaagttatactttttttacgagaaggaaaatttgccgctcgagcgaagcgagtgcgcaaatccgccgagtaaaaaaagaataggtaggtactttactaacgagttgcatacaacatttttttggcgcccgtaagtttagataacaatttttttctaattcagtTACTAAAAGCAACCATTGTgatatgtcattttagttgTCAAATGTGCTTGATTTAATAACTTGTGAAAAAAAGTGACACTAtattatcactagtgttaaaaagtgacattagtgATATTAGTACATAGTATTATCccagaaaattatttcaatagcagatttaaacaggattttaatcagaatgtgtgcttttcgtaactaaattagaaaaaatcttgtatgaaaCTCGTAGCAAAatggctatttttttttgcacacgACATGTTAGACCACTCATTGACACTCGTGGTCCAATTGTCATGTCTAGTGCAAAAAAGACGCTCATTTtgcaactcgttgcataaatagctatttcgacaataaaaatttgaaaattttctcttcCTTTTACTTGCGTTTTAAATtgacccactcatgcca from Tenebrio molitor chromosome 8, icTenMoli1.1, whole genome shotgun sequence harbors:
- the LOC138136815 gene encoding organic cation transporter protein-like isoform X1, coding for MANFVEKETEETTKFIKVIPPKDVPTIDIIQKTTGDLGRWHIAMCIIICLVKFPVAWLQLSIVFLAPPTTFTCVDNSTDQCSQNCTAHEFDRSTFTETIITEWDLVCDRAYLANLAQTVTMLGILFGNCLFGYLSDKFGRRNPLICAVVLQVICGIGAALSPWFVLFLVMRLVAALATGGSMVMSFVLVMEIIGLKWRTMFGILYQIPFNLGHGTLPLFAYFLRDWRHFHLAITVPVVLLFSYYWILPESPRWLLTVGRKEQAIRVLEKAARHNRQPSATVRDDVDLHMQKRPQNQESGNALDLVRTPIMRTYTVCIGYNWFVCGLCFFGGAQYIGQLGGDIFINVALSAVIQIPSSFFAIWALKSWGRKRTLVFSNLVAGGSCLLIGVVPPEAAWIRSALSCADMFALAICFVTCYIFSGELFPTVVRNVGVGTASMFARLGSMAAPFVAGLVLVEAWLPPIIFGVVPLIGAVLCFLLPETLDCKLPDTVEEAESIALKKPETEEKK
- the LOC138136815 gene encoding organic cation transporter protein-like isoform X2, which codes for MIPPKDVPTIDIIQKTTGDLGRWHIAMCIIICLVKFPVAWLQLSIVFLAPPTTFTCVDNSTDQCSQNCTAHEFDRSTFTETIITEWDLVCDRAYLANLAQTVTMLGILFGNCLFGYLSDKFGRRNPLICAVVLQVICGIGAALSPWFVLFLVMRLVAALATGGSMVMSFVLVMEIIGLKWRTMFGILYQIPFNLGHGTLPLFAYFLRDWRHFHLAITVPVVLLFSYYWILPESPRWLLTVGRKEQAIRVLEKAARHNRQPSATVRDDVDLHMQKRPQNQESGNALDLVRTPIMRTYTVCIGYNWFVCGLCFFGGAQYIGQLGGDIFINVALSAVIQIPSSFFAIWALKSWGRKRTLVFSNLVAGGSCLLIGVVPPEAAWIRSALSCADMFALAICFVTCYIFSGELFPTVVRNVGVGTASMFARLGSMAAPFVAGLVLVEAWLPPIIFGVVPLIGAVLCFLLPETLDCKLPDTVEEAESIALKKPETEEKK